One part of the Oceanihabitans sp. IOP_32 genome encodes these proteins:
- a CDS encoding MmcQ/YjbR family DNA-binding protein, protein MNIEQLRDYCISKKGVTEGFPFDENALAFKVLGKIFVITTLDSWENREATINLKANPEYSQELRAAYSSIRPGFHMNKKHWNSLYLDEGELENKLILKLIDHSYDCVVKTLPKKLQDTLK, encoded by the coding sequence ATGAACATAGAACAGCTTCGAGACTATTGCATTTCAAAAAAAGGCGTCACAGAAGGCTTTCCTTTTGATGAAAACGCCTTGGCATTTAAAGTGTTAGGAAAAATTTTTGTCATCACCACTTTAGACAGTTGGGAAAACCGCGAAGCCACTATTAATTTAAAAGCCAACCCAGAATACTCCCAAGAGTTAAGAGCTGCATACAGTAGCATTCGACCAGGGTTTCATATGAATAAAAAACATTGGAACTCGCTATATCTCGATGAAGGCGAATTAGAAAACAAACTCATTTTAAAGCTTATCGATCATTCTTACGATTGCGTTGTTAAAACATTACCTAAAAAACTTCAAGACACCTTAAAGTAG
- a CDS encoding OmpA family protein, with protein MKNVVKIMALLLMLCSVNMEAQIFKKLKKSVERAAEEAVIRKTEQKVNDETEKAMDSILNPNIGSKDKKKRNKSSKQKGNQDDETSEDNYNLNEENGQNNFGVYSKFTFIPGNKLLFYDDFAKDAIGDFPANWETGGSGEVVTISNSQNKWLSLVRRSGYLPTMENTLPENYTIEFDLTNNGYGEPKSFSKLNFLFMTRKAYVGGRGGTLAEVEILLSHNGFNVRKVSNFGGELDTRVGSTINRNIPDYLNNTVHISLAVNKKRLRMWVNEEKLVDSPNLIQANIGRYFIIEARDVLPEKGHFVGITNFKIAESTEDLRSLLLKNGKFSTTGIYFDTAAATVKKESYGILLDIANMLRDNDGINLQIVGHTDNQGEADYNQTLSERRAEAVKQILVDEFGINEGRLQFMGKGETDAIDDNTTVKGRANNRRVEFIKI; from the coding sequence ATGAAGAATGTTGTAAAAATAATGGCTCTGCTTCTAATGCTTTGTAGTGTAAATATGGAAGCTCAAATTTTTAAAAAGTTAAAGAAATCCGTAGAAAGAGCTGCTGAAGAAGCTGTAATTAGAAAAACAGAGCAAAAGGTTAACGACGAAACTGAAAAAGCTATGGATTCTATTTTAAATCCTAACATAGGAAGTAAAGACAAAAAGAAAAGAAATAAATCTTCTAAACAAAAAGGTAATCAGGATGATGAAACAAGTGAAGACAATTATAATCTAAATGAAGAAAACGGGCAAAATAATTTTGGGGTATATAGCAAGTTTACCTTTATACCAGGAAACAAGCTCTTGTTTTACGACGATTTTGCAAAAGATGCCATAGGCGATTTTCCTGCCAATTGGGAAACTGGGGGCTCTGGAGAAGTGGTAACAATAAGTAACTCTCAAAACAAATGGCTTTCACTTGTTAGACGTTCTGGTTACTTGCCTACTATGGAAAATACACTTCCTGAAAACTATACCATAGAATTCGATTTAACGAATAACGGCTATGGTGAACCAAAATCATTTAGTAAACTTAATTTTCTATTCATGACTAGAAAGGCATACGTTGGAGGTCGTGGGGGTACTTTGGCTGAAGTAGAGATTTTACTTTCGCATAACGGTTTTAATGTTAGGAAGGTTTCAAATTTTGGAGGGGAACTTGACACAAGGGTTGGTAGTACAATAAATCGGAATATACCCGACTATCTGAACAATACGGTTCATATTTCGTTGGCTGTAAACAAAAAAAGGCTAAGAATGTGGGTAAACGAGGAAAAACTGGTCGATTCCCCAAATTTGATACAAGCAAATATTGGCAGGTATTTTATTATAGAAGCAAGGGATGTATTGCCTGAAAAAGGACACTTTGTGGGTATTACCAATTTTAAAATTGCAGAATCTACCGAAGACTTGCGCTCACTATTACTTAAAAACGGAAAATTTAGTACCACAGGAATCTATTTTGATACCGCTGCAGCAACCGTAAAAAAAGAATCTTACGGTATTTTATTAGACATCGCCAATATGCTGCGCGATAACGACGGTATAAATCTTCAAATAGTTGGGCATACCGATAATCAAGGGGAAGCAGATTATAACCAGACACTATCCGAAAGACGGGCAGAAGCTGTAAAACAAATTCTTGTAGATGAATTTGGCATAAATGAAGGCAGGTTACAGTTTATGGGTAAAGGCGAAACGGATGCTATAGACGATAATACAACCGTGAAAGGAAGAGCTAATAATAGACGGGTAGAATTCATTAAAATTTAA
- a CDS encoding PhnA domain-containing protein, which translates to MSLLQTLQERSNNACELCTATENLEIYEVPPTSTAGVDGSLLACTTCIAQINNPETTDANHWRCLNDSMWSEHQAVKVVAWRMLSRLKAEGWPQDLLDMMYLEDDVLEFAKATGEGIDEADKIIHRDVNGVVLEAGDSVVLIKDLKVKGSSMVAKQGTAVRNIRLDRDNDKYIEGKVGATQIVIITDYVKKL; encoded by the coding sequence ATGAGTTTATTACAAACACTACAAGAACGAAGTAATAATGCTTGCGAATTATGCACAGCTACCGAAAATTTAGAGATATACGAAGTGCCACCAACATCTACTGCTGGTGTCGATGGCAGTTTACTGGCTTGTACCACCTGTATCGCTCAAATTAATAATCCAGAAACTACAGATGCCAACCACTGGCGTTGTTTAAACGATAGTATGTGGAGCGAGCACCAAGCTGTAAAAGTGGTGGCTTGGAGAATGCTAAGCCGATTAAAAGCAGAAGGTTGGCCACAAGATTTGCTGGATATGATGTATTTAGAAGATGATGTTCTAGAATTTGCAAAAGCTACGGGCGAAGGTATCGATGAGGCCGATAAAATAATTCACAGAGATGTAAACGGTGTGGTTTTAGAAGCTGGAGATTCGGTGGTTTTAATAAAAGACCTTAAAGTAAAAGGCTCTAGTATGGTTGCCAAACAAGGCACAGCGGTTAGAAACATTCGTTTAGACCGTGATAACGATAAATATATTGAAGGTAAAGTAGGTGCCACTCAAATTGTTATAATTACCGATTACGTCAAGAAATTATAA
- a CDS encoding RNA polymerase sigma factor yields the protein MEEKHINSFIHGKPKEIQELYAAHKNAFLNFGKKYGLDNDDLIDIYQEAFIALRKHAINGKLANVKSSLKTYLFGIGKFMIFDLLKEKKKTFTLNTDVLSEYSNIEKVDIEFENEELTIEQQLLRTHFKKLGKKCREVLTLFYYRGLTIDDIVELTDYTSKSVVRSQKSRCLKSLKEMIKPLRNE from the coding sequence ATGGAAGAAAAACACATTAACTCTTTTATCCATGGAAAGCCTAAAGAGATTCAAGAACTCTATGCTGCCCATAAAAATGCTTTTCTGAACTTTGGAAAGAAGTATGGTTTAGATAACGACGATCTTATAGATATATACCAAGAAGCTTTTATCGCCTTAAGAAAACATGCCATCAATGGGAAATTAGCTAACGTAAAAAGCTCCTTAAAAACCTATCTATTTGGTATAGGGAAATTTATGATTTTTGATTTATTAAAAGAGAAAAAGAAAACCTTTACGCTAAACACAGATGTACTTTCTGAATATTCAAATATTGAAAAAGTTGATATAGAATTCGAAAACGAAGAACTTACCATAGAACAACAATTATTAAGAACTCATTTTAAAAAATTAGGAAAAAAGTGCAGAGAAGTGTTAACCTTATTCTATTATAGAGGACTAACAATTGATGATATTGTAGAACTTACGGATTACACGAGTAAAAGTGTGGTAAGAAGTCAAAAATCAAGATGTTTAAAAAGCTTGAAGGAAATGATTAAGCCCTTAAGGAATGAATAA
- a CDS encoding DUF3592 domain-containing protein: protein MEFFATLSQSQIASIILQLVVLPILVFKLRLFWWAKQSVHWPRAKGLVVKGLDFPLSKTIDFLYTYNVKGISYKGQKPFFANSFKHFSKRKASLLMHNYTQGKEVSVFYKPSNHKISTLEPGRKDGLVGVLVLLALLFLLGFITYSNPALITEIIDYFQNLSTGK, encoded by the coding sequence ATGGAATTTTTCGCAACACTAAGTCAATCTCAAATAGCCAGTATTATTTTACAATTGGTGGTATTGCCTATTTTAGTTTTTAAATTGCGATTATTTTGGTGGGCAAAACAATCGGTGCATTGGCCAAGAGCAAAAGGCCTGGTGGTAAAAGGCCTCGATTTTCCACTTTCTAAAACCATAGATTTTTTATATACCTATAACGTCAAGGGCATAAGCTATAAAGGACAAAAACCATTTTTTGCCAATTCTTTTAAGCATTTTTCAAAAAGGAAGGCTTCATTATTAATGCACAACTACACTCAGGGCAAGGAAGTGAGTGTTTTCTATAAGCCTTCAAACCATAAAATATCAACATTAGAACCTGGTAGAAAAGATGGCTTAGTTGGTGTTTTAGTGCTACTTGCTTTGCTTTTTTTGTTGGGGTTTATAACGTATAGCAACCCTGCTTTAATAACAGAGATTATAGATTACTTTCAAAATTTATCCACTGGAAAATAA
- a CDS encoding CHAT domain-containing protein: MKNSILYIILIVFSLQKVASQNTEIEIKNTFNKAVVNHYANKDSAYFYYEKTLDLAHKNNDLNYVFKSFLYLINANGHYLDLANYKKNIEREEEFILEDNRVATFPELQFYKDYLLFDKGNYHYKLKQYVNSKGYFQELYDKIDAIPKTERTAIDLAMMSSLYSFLGLIYHHTNKYELASYSFKKDIAHLTKYRDSIAEWESGVNNSKKLLAQVYRATKNFNEANRISEEVLAFYKKKQDNLRFKNNILSSYLLISKNYSEQGKHALAIQKLDEVMGYKYKENPFANEFDLIYGDSYLGLKNYEKALANYSNSLDKALKKYNNNKHQDIATAYARLGKLYMAQRDIKKGLQYYQLALIQFEKEFNSKDLELNPNPLKVDDKTAFIKVLREKLEALNTSYSISKEVNYLKMAHNTSKIIISTLDVLRPEFESKLDKQFLINETYPSFQTAVSIAYKLYDTTKNPMYIDDAFHFIEKSKSISLLEAHRNAEATKYGNVPNEILVKGQELRASISYLEQQVFKASPDEIQSRLDTLSAVKNNYYNYIGKIEKNYATYYALKYNTDVASLNKTQQQLRNNQALLSYLNAEEHLFLIVIDNQKKEFLKLPFNDEIKTSIKNLYRKSSKLDINDRSIYDDSYTIYKSILEPGLLETNASDLIILPDDVLYYIPFDALHTSISNKPSFLIHTHALSYANSATLYQEQQAVKKERGNRLLVFAPSFNENQIVEAERAHMEPLLYNTKEAEHIAQYFTTKIFKNNEASISNLQHAVNAYNLLHFATHASANDEYPDYSYLAFSKDSSNSNLLYVKDIYNYTFNADMATLSACQTGFGKLQKGEGMLSLARAFNYAGVPAIVTTLWKINDQSTSDIMTNFYKNLSDGLNKKEALRQAKIKYLTANANDPLLQHPYYWSGIIISGNTLALTTTNYLLWAFIGVIGLTVILIWAKKLFKLF; the protein is encoded by the coding sequence ATGAAAAACAGTATTTTATATATCATTTTAATCGTTTTTTCTCTTCAGAAAGTTGCTTCTCAAAATACTGAAATAGAGATTAAAAACACATTTAATAAAGCTGTTGTAAATCATTATGCAAATAAAGATAGTGCTTATTTTTATTATGAAAAAACACTGGATTTGGCTCACAAAAACAACGATTTAAACTATGTTTTTAAAAGTTTTCTTTATTTGATCAATGCGAATGGACATTACTTAGATTTAGCCAACTATAAAAAAAATATAGAACGTGAAGAAGAATTTATTTTAGAAGATAATCGCGTCGCTACTTTTCCTGAGCTACAATTTTATAAAGATTATTTACTCTTTGATAAAGGAAATTATCATTATAAATTAAAACAATACGTAAATTCAAAGGGTTATTTTCAAGAGTTGTATGATAAAATAGACGCTATCCCAAAAACAGAACGAACAGCTATAGATTTAGCAATGATGTCGAGTTTATATAGCTTTTTAGGACTCATCTACCACCACACTAATAAGTACGAATTGGCTTCCTATTCGTTTAAAAAAGATATCGCGCATTTAACTAAATATAGAGACAGTATTGCAGAATGGGAGTCGGGCGTCAATAATTCGAAAAAGTTGCTTGCCCAAGTATATAGAGCAACGAAAAACTTTAATGAGGCTAATCGTATCTCAGAAGAGGTGTTAGCTTTTTATAAAAAAAAACAAGATAACCTCAGGTTTAAAAATAATATTTTATCATCGTATTTACTTATTTCTAAAAATTATAGTGAACAGGGTAAGCATGCTTTAGCGATACAAAAACTAGATGAGGTAATGGGTTATAAATACAAAGAAAATCCCTTTGCAAATGAGTTTGACTTGATTTATGGAGATAGTTATTTAGGACTAAAGAATTACGAAAAAGCATTAGCCAATTACAGCAATAGTCTCGATAAGGCTTTGAAAAAATACAATAATAATAAACATCAAGACATTGCTACTGCCTATGCCAGATTGGGAAAACTTTATATGGCACAGCGAGACATCAAAAAAGGTTTACAGTATTACCAATTGGCATTGATACAATTTGAAAAAGAGTTTAATTCTAAAGATTTAGAACTAAATCCAAATCCTTTAAAAGTGGATGATAAAACGGCATTTATCAAAGTTTTAAGGGAGAAATTAGAAGCGTTAAATACTTCCTACAGCATAAGCAAAGAGGTTAACTATTTAAAGATGGCTCATAATACTTCTAAAATTATAATTAGTACCTTAGATGTATTGCGACCAGAATTTGAAAGTAAATTAGACAAGCAGTTTCTAATCAATGAAACCTACCCTTCCTTTCAAACAGCCGTCTCCATAGCTTATAAATTATACGATACAACTAAAAACCCTATGTATATTGATGATGCTTTTCACTTTATAGAAAAGAGCAAAAGCATTTCGTTATTAGAAGCACATCGAAATGCTGAAGCCACAAAATACGGAAACGTGCCCAATGAAATTCTTGTAAAAGGCCAGGAACTCAGAGCTTCTATTTCGTATCTAGAACAGCAGGTGTTTAAAGCTTCTCCCGATGAGATTCAATCGCGGTTAGATACATTAAGTGCTGTAAAAAACAATTACTATAATTATATTGGAAAAATAGAAAAAAACTATGCTACTTATTATGCCTTGAAATATAATACCGATGTGGCTTCTCTGAATAAGACGCAACAGCAGTTACGAAATAATCAGGCGCTTTTGAGCTATTTAAACGCTGAAGAGCATTTGTTTTTAATCGTAATAGATAATCAAAAAAAGGAATTTTTAAAACTTCCGTTTAATGATGAGATAAAGACTTCTATAAAAAATTTATACAGAAAAAGTTCTAAACTAGATATTAACGATCGTTCAATTTATGACGATAGTTATACCATTTATAAAAGTATTTTAGAACCAGGCTTGCTCGAAACCAACGCTTCAGATTTAATAATTTTACCAGATGATGTTTTGTACTACATACCGTTTGATGCATTACATACTTCAATTAGTAATAAACCATCTTTTTTAATTCACACGCATGCTTTAAGTTATGCTAATTCAGCCACGCTATATCAAGAACAACAAGCTGTTAAAAAGGAAAGAGGCAATAGGTTATTGGTGTTTGCCCCCTCATTTAACGAAAACCAAATTGTTGAAGCAGAACGAGCCCATATGGAACCTCTCCTTTATAATACCAAAGAGGCAGAACATATAGCTCAATATTTTACAACAAAAATTTTTAAGAACAATGAAGCCTCTATTTCTAATTTACAACATGCGGTTAATGCCTATAATTTACTTCATTTTGCAACACATGCTTCAGCAAATGACGAATATCCAGACTATTCCTATTTGGCATTTTCAAAAGACAGCTCAAATTCGAATTTACTTTATGTAAAAGACATCTATAATTACACATTTAATGCAGATATGGCCACATTAAGTGCTTGCCAAACAGGCTTCGGAAAACTTCAAAAAGGCGAAGGTATGTTGAGTTTGGCAAGGGCATTTAACTATGCTGGAGTACCCGCTATTGTTACTACCCTATGGAAAATTAATGATCAAAGTACATCAGACATTATGACTAATTTTTATAAAAATTTAAGTGATGGTCTCAATAAAAAGGAAGCACTAAGACAAGCTAAAATAAAGTATTTAACTGCAAATGCCAATGACCCTTTATTACAACATCCTTATTATTGGTCTGGTATTATAATTTCTGGTAATACTTTAGCGCTCACAACAACCAACTATCTATTGTGGGCTTTTATTGGTGTTATTGGACTAACTGTAATTTTAATATGGGCTAAAAAATTATTCAAACTCTTTTAA
- a CDS encoding AraC family transcriptional regulator gives MKALPFSIPKQLNDAFVFQRDYGTSFYDKLHQHEEIQISFIVEGEGTLIVGDSINYYKANDVLVIGSDLPHVFKSNLNASSKSHMLSLFFTENSFGTDFFQLEDLKELTAFFKRAKHGFKATSKKKTLIDLFFKIEKTTKLNRFIALLQILKITSKCKYKSLSSFVYEKKFSANEGQRMRRVIGYTMNNFQNDISLDTIAEVSSMTKNAFCKYFKKCTNKTYIQFLNEVRLERACRLLLSDNDFSVSEIAEKTGFNNMSNFNRQFRIIKKMSPSQYKKNNYR, from the coding sequence TTGAAAGCACTTCCTTTTAGCATACCAAAACAACTTAATGACGCCTTTGTTTTTCAGCGGGATTATGGTACTTCGTTTTACGATAAACTACACCAACACGAAGAAATTCAAATTAGTTTTATTGTTGAAGGCGAAGGCACTTTAATTGTTGGCGATTCTATTAATTACTACAAAGCCAATGATGTTTTAGTAATAGGAAGCGATTTACCACACGTTTTTAAAAGTAATTTGAATGCGTCTAGCAAATCGCACATGTTAAGTTTGTTTTTTACTGAAAATTCTTTTGGTACTGACTTTTTTCAGTTAGAAGACTTAAAAGAACTTACTGCATTTTTTAAACGTGCTAAGCATGGCTTTAAAGCAACATCTAAAAAAAAAACCTTGATAGACTTGTTTTTTAAGATTGAAAAAACCACTAAATTAAACCGATTTATTGCCCTGCTTCAAATTTTAAAAATCACTTCAAAATGCAAATACAAGAGCTTATCTTCTTTTGTCTATGAGAAAAAATTCTCGGCAAATGAAGGCCAAAGAATGCGACGTGTTATTGGATATACCATGAACAACTTTCAAAACGACATTAGTTTAGATACCATTGCCGAGGTTTCTAGTATGACCAAAAACGCGTTTTGCAAGTACTTTAAAAAATGTACTAATAAAACCTATATCCAATTTTTAAACGAAGTACGCCTAGAACGAGCTTGCAGACTTTTACTATCAGACAACGATTTTTCTGTTTCCGAGATTGCCGAAAAAACAGGATTCAATAATATGTCTAATTTCAACAGGCAGTTTAGAATTATTAAAAAAATGAGTCCGTCGCAATACAAGAAAAACAATTACCGCTAA
- a CDS encoding collagen-like protein, with the protein MNFLMKNPSLSRFNGGQPKSTSNFMSKNLKNKFSYAVVIMLTLLFISCSGDDGAMGPAGANGQNGADGQNGLDGNANVTTVLVEDTRLLSGQDNIIAVNGITQDILDHGAVLVYMRIGDIWYSLPYFGFLNTINVWKIDLNSVILRVDPGNTVLLDFKFVLIAGNSANASANSKTNIFSSLENNGIDVNDYNQVAAFFKLE; encoded by the coding sequence ATGAACTTTTTAATGAAAAATCCCAGCCTATCTCGATTTAACGGGGGACAGCCAAAGAGCACTAGTAATTTTATGAGTAAAAATCTTAAAAACAAATTTAGTTATGCCGTTGTAATAATGCTAACGTTACTGTTTATCTCTTGTAGTGGTGACGATGGCGCCATGGGTCCAGCTGGCGCAAACGGACAAAATGGTGCCGATGGTCAAAATGGTCTAGATGGTAATGCCAATGTAACAACTGTTTTGGTAGAAGACACGCGTTTACTTAGCGGCCAGGATAACATTATTGCAGTAAATGGTATTACACAAGATATTTTAGACCATGGTGCTGTTTTGGTTTATATGCGAATAGGTGATATATGGTATTCGTTACCTTATTTTGGCTTTCTTAATACGATTAATGTTTGGAAGATAGATTTGAATTCTGTGATACTTCGAGTTGACCCTGGGAATACTGTTCTTTTAGATTTCAAATTCGTACTTATAGCTGGCAATAGCGCGAATGCTTCTGCAAACAGTAAAACTAACATCTTTTCTTCTCTAGAAAATAATGGTATAGATGTAAATGATTACAATCAAGTAGCAGCGTTTTTTAAATTGGAATAG
- a CDS encoding tetratricopeptide repeat protein codes for MNKDKLIEKHIQNKLSPLEQAEFDALLLNDNAFKKEVDFHINLKKVTQHEDDTAFRALLAGFEAKKPQKRRRFNIKWLAAASIVLLLGLTYFFNANNNASPNELFNNYFEPYKNVIAPIERGTTEQNEKTMAFMAYEKGNYNEAVNLFTNLYTSTKEPYYLFYKANALLKLNKAEEALPLLKEHLKTKDTLTDKTPWYMAMAYLKLEDKANAKKLLQHVITEEKFNNKEAKKLLKEFE; via the coding sequence ATGAATAAAGACAAATTAATAGAAAAACATATACAAAATAAGCTTTCGCCACTAGAACAGGCTGAGTTTGATGCGTTACTATTAAATGATAATGCCTTTAAAAAAGAGGTCGATTTCCATATTAATTTAAAAAAAGTTACGCAACACGAAGACGATACTGCTTTTAGAGCATTACTTGCTGGTTTTGAAGCTAAGAAACCTCAAAAACGAAGAAGATTTAATATAAAATGGTTGGCTGCCGCAAGCATTGTTTTACTATTGGGCTTAACCTACTTCTTTAATGCCAACAATAACGCTAGCCCTAATGAGCTGTTTAACAATTACTTTGAACCTTATAAAAATGTTATTGCGCCTATAGAACGAGGTACAACAGAACAAAATGAAAAAACGATGGCCTTTATGGCTTATGAAAAAGGTAACTATAACGAAGCCGTAAATTTATTTACAAATTTATATACTTCCACCAAAGAACCGTATTACTTATTCTATAAAGCAAATGCATTATTAAAGTTAAATAAAGCCGAAGAAGCCTTACCCTTGTTAAAAGAACATCTTAAAACAAAGGACACCTTAACCGATAAAACACCTTGGTATATGGCCATGGCATATTTAAAACTGGAAGATAAAGCAAATGCAAAAAAGTTATTACAACATGTAATTACCGAAGAAAAATTCAACAACAAAGAAGCAAAAAAATTATTAAAAGAGTTTGAATAA
- a CDS encoding DUF4870 domain-containing protein: protein METTENKMTISDEGKKIALISYITFIGLIIAFIMNNDKKDAFASYHIRQSLGLAVTGLALLFIGMIPILGWIINILGMFVLLYMWVIGLMNAINGKEKEVPFLGEKFKIWFKNI, encoded by the coding sequence ATGGAAACCACAGAAAATAAAATGACAATTTCTGATGAAGGTAAGAAAATAGCCCTAATATCCTATATCACGTTCATAGGCCTTATCATCGCATTTATTATGAACAACGATAAGAAAGATGCTTTTGCGTCTTATCACATTAGGCAATCTTTAGGCTTGGCCGTTACAGGATTGGCATTACTGTTTATTGGCATGATTCCCATTTTGGGATGGATTATAAACATACTTGGCATGTTTGTGCTCCTTTATATGTGGGTAATAGGTTTAATGAATGCCATTAACGGAAAAGAAAAAGAAGTCCCTTTTTTAGGGGAAAAATTTAAAATCTGGTTTAAAAATATTTAA